The following DNA comes from Nicotiana sylvestris chromosome 10, ASM39365v2, whole genome shotgun sequence.
CACAGGACTGTCAAATAGGGAAGCAATTAAAGGGCTCATGTTTTACCTCCACACATAAACAGATAcgtagcacgtctcaaacaattgATTTTAAAGAAATTCAAAGAGCCCTAGAACATAATATCTAAATGATCATCACAAACACAGAAtatgcagcatttgttcaaaaaCGAACTGGCAGAACCCTAATCagcttgcctattgattttataGCCTGTTAAACCTGGATAATTTCACACATAAACAGAACCTGATTTCACAGTTATAAAACCATTAATTACATAAGACTTGTCTATGGGTGGGTCTGTATGCAATTATAATTCTGGGAATTGGTTAAGACAACTTGAAGTCATTCAATCCTACAGGCATACTGATCTAGGCGATTACTGTTATAGAACTGATTTTATGCATGTTTATACTAGAACATGATGTCTATATGTTGGActatttttaaaccttttttaTAGACAGTTATTCATTTAAGAGACATAGACATGGTTTAGAGCCAATGCAAACAGAGTCCTAAatcaggatttctaatgcacagAGAAATGGTCATTTTATTAAGCATGATTGTAGCAGTAGTTTAATGACATGATTTCCAAGTGATAACAACTTATGTAGAATCAGAGAAAGAAGTGATGAACTTATAACATAttttctaatatgcaaaatatAAGCATGAGTACCCTAAGGCAAGATTTCTAATCCAACAACACGAACCTAAAGCATGATTCCCATTTGCAGATAAGCACAACATAGTCCTAAAGCATGATTCCTATCATAATATAaacctaaagcaggatttctacccggtTTCCCCACAAAAACCATATAGGAACCCTCCCCTTTTACTAATCACCCCAACAtctgtttacaaataatattattataggccaggatcaaatgaattacataGGTAAATGAAACTATACTATATGGAGCTTAAATCAGGCCCAAAGTAAACCTGAGAATGCCAAGCCTTCAATAGAGTCTCAGAAGCCAAAGATCTTACAACCAATAATATATGTCTtggtatgtcagagttccctaagggcgtcaaggatcccggacagtgctcacaccaagaccttTCATCAAATAGGGATTAGTTATGTGtggtgtggaagggccagccctggtATGAcagagtttagagagatctcaaggatccctaagcagtatacacaccagaggggcagaacttaatagtCTAAGAGTAAGGTGAGAGTACTTGACATAGTGTTGAAAGACTTAGTAAAACTATTTAGAAGTGAAAAAGATTTAGAAACAGTTTTTAAAGATGCTAGGAATGACCAGTTTTGAGAAGAATACTAAGAGTAGGAGCAacattttttgaaatcatttttgAGGAAAGCATACTCAGCAAACAACCAAATTAATCATAGAATACCCAAATTCACTTAACAAGCAGATTTACAAACAGGGGATGAAGAGGATTGGGGAACATATAGGGTTGAAACCACATAAACAAAGAAATATTTGATACAACAAATATACATAACAACTAGGAGTCTACTGAACAAGTCAATCATGGTAACAAACAGTTAAAACATAGAGAAAGAAGGCAGCAAGATCATGTTGAGGACAAGAGTTTGTTGAACAAAATTTGACATACAATTAGGGCCAATCGAATGTACTAGAAAACTAAGTAACTACATGGTCATACCAGTTAAGGAGGGGTAAGGGAACTAAGTAAATATGTTGGAAAAGTATCAAAGAACTAAGTGAAGTCAGATATGCTGATTACACATAaggcagaatttagacatgcttaataACAGCAAACAGAGAAACAAATTAAATAACTAGTACAGGAACAAGCATGGATGTATAGACATGGAACACATAAAGTTGAGTTTCAaaatttaactagagacataccagttaaagaagaaaATGCAGAATGTAAAAAACAGGAGCAATTtcactatctagccttggctttcagccagttAAACCaacagttagcacaagtagcaaagaaagaagagagagtttgaatgtatgtgtgtgtattctgaactgtGTGTTCGTATTTGAGAGGTAAAATAAGAGTGcttatatagtagttcaagagtaGAGCCAATAAGGTAAAAGAATAAGAAATCAGCAATTAAGGACAATCATAATCCAATCACATAAGGAGTTCAaaatagactcctttaattaGGGGCAATTGGCTAAACGGTAATAATAGAgagtctaattaaggaaagaagttcaaatcaaaccaaataaaaGAGTTCAGAATAGAATAATCAggggtctaattaaggaaagaatcatgTAAAGGAATCAGTAAATATACAGGTAATCAAATGAGGCAAGAATGACTAATTAAGGTCGTAAACAGGAAAACATCAAGACTTAGGCATACAAATCTCTAATAGAGCAAATCAATCAGCCAAATTTCAAAGTAACAATGATTTCTGGAAAGAATATATCAACTCCCATAAATAGTGAATAAACTAAATAaagacttcacaaaaatatagaAATTAGCCGGAAAGCCAAATTAGAACCCTAACAGGGCTCAATTAGGGTAAAATTACAGGATATTGGATTTGACAAAGAAAAACATGCAAGGCGGAAGATACAGAGCAAATTAATACGATTGGTAACACGGAAAGACCCAAAATCGAAGCAAGAATTTGGAAAGATCAGTATATTACATAGAGTCAATTAGGGTTCGAGTACTCTTGCAAAAAAAATTGGTCATGAAGACGAAAATAGAAACGATTAAACATCTAGAAgtcagaaagcttttgaaaaACAACTCGTAatgaaccctagttttagggAAAAGGAAGAACAAACGATTAAAAGCAGAAAATTTAAGAGAAAAACATGTAATAGTGCTCGATTCATCTTAGATCTATATAGATCTGGAAATAATTGAAGGTAATAGACAAGGGTTTTTGGAAACATAACAGAGATGAGAGCATAGGTTTAGAAACCATGATTCGTAACAAAATAAAGAGAAGTTCTCACTCACAGTCGATAAAATGGCCTAAGACAGGCTAACCAGTAGAGTTTCAAACCAGAACCAACTAGGTTCTTAGAGATCCCCTCAAGGATCTAAGAAGTCTAGGAGCCATGGTGCGTAGAAGGCCAGGAATGACTGGAGAAGCCATAGGAGCGTCATAAGGTGAAGGTTTACGCCGGTGACGACGCTTAGAATTAGGGTTAGGTCGAGAGACTTTGAGAGAAGAGCGAAGAGGTGACGACGTGTGAGGTGAGAAAATGagaggtttgggggggggggtcatttTAGGTTAATTATGGAAAGAAGgttgtggaccgttgatcaaaacgatcaactGTCAGGATTAGATGGGGTATTGGGTCGGGCAGGTTTGGGTTTGGGCCTAAGGAAATTGGGCTAATTTAGAGGGGTTATTTGGGCTGGTTTTAAAAGGGTTAGATCTGAAAATAAGAGGTCTACTTATTAAATACCCAAgtaattgaataaaaattattttataaaataattaacaataagaaaaaataattttcatgcatagaagtgctttaaaataattatttaatattttgaaaatataatggaccaatttctggtaaaataatacAGTGATGTATACATGgactataattgcaaaattattgcaattGTAACTAAAAGGTATAAATCTgaccatttgtgaaataatttgaaCTTAATATGGTTATAAGTAGCAAAATTAAATCAATAAAATATTATAGagtcatttgtgatgcaattttataattatttatataaataaaatactagaataaattaatttaaaaatatagaattatggaaaaatatcagTTGATgttaatgcatagttttgaaggtatatatgcacttAATATTATAGGAAAAAAATGGGTATCAACAATAGACTGAGCTAGTCCCTTAATAaaccttctctctctctctctctctctctctctctcggtgggaagtatgagaagagcatgatgggccaagtcgataaatctggtctcgtactgagtgacggttATAAAACCCtgttggaggcgctcaaactgcctcctaTAATTCTTTCTctaagtgatagggagaaacttctccagaaatagctgagagaactggttccaagtcaaagcaggcgacacagctggtctggccaaacaataatctctccaccaattcttggcggaacctgacggACGAAAAGtaacaaagtcgaccccattgatctccactatccccatattccgtagaacctcatgacagttgtacaaatagtcctggggatcctctgaggatgtaccgccataggtagtagtgaaaagcttggtgaacctgtccaacctccaaaAAGCATCAGAagacataactgctccatcaccggtctgagctacaacACCCGTCGggactaccccaactggctgagctgctggagtttaAAGCTGAGGAGCCATttgctccagagtgcgagtagcgggagtctgtactCCTCCCCCAGCTCGAGAGgcagctggtgctacaggaagtacgCCGGCCTGAgaaacactctccataaggcccactaatccgaccaaagcatcctgaagtaccgagATAGCTATGAATCCCTCCGGAACCTGAGCTGGCCCTACTGGAATGGTCTGGGCCGGAACTTCATCATCAAgatctacctgaggctccgccactggtgctgttgCTCGAGCGttaggctgagccctgcccctgcctTGGCCTCTAGAacggcctcggcctcgtcctctacccctcgtaggagctgccactgggggcttgggctgctgatcagctgatgaagcggtacgttttctcgccatctgcgaaagaatagagtagaaagttcaattagtattgagagATCAAACCACACGACCTAGATGAATAGAAGTAAAATTgctcctaactctgtagcctttaagggataagcacagacatctccgtaccgatccctcaaactctactaagcttgttcgtgaattgtgatacctaggcaacctagtgctctgataccaacttgtcacgacccgaattttccacatTTGGGgctgtgatgacgcctaacattgaaCTCGCTAGGCAAACCAACGTCACAGATTACTACACCTTTTCCTTTATCTATTATTAATTAAAAACTTAACAAAATTAAATCAGCGAAAATAAATGCGGAAGATCATAGTTTAAAAGACTATCTTTATACTAAGAACGGAATCCGAAATAAAATACACCCAGAACTGtagtcacaactcacgaactgTCTACGATTACTACAAGTAATGGTCTGAAAGTAAAATATACATCTGTTTTGGAAGAAAAGTAAAAACAGAATACagtaaagatagaaggggacgccagggcctgcggacgcctgcaggactactttGGGTCTCCTGTGAACTGAAGGCAGCACCCTCAAACTCTAATCAGCCACTAGCTCCGAAATATGCACAGGAAGTGCAGAGTgaagtatcagtacaaccaaccccatgtactggtaagtgccgagcctaacctcgacgaagtagtgacgaggctatggcgGGGCATACAACATATACAACCTGCAACAGTTTATACTAAACAGAAAGAAAATGCAGAATATAATGAAGCAATAACTGGCATTAAAGAAATTTGGAACCCTACTGTTCTACTAGtattcaactataaccaatctttaGGGGTGTTTCAATAGCACAATAATAGACCTCAGCAGACATGAACACTTAACGACAACTGATGCGGCGTGCATTCCGATCCCATCACATAACAACAACAGAATCAATATTCGCCCTTATttctccttgttgcggcgtgcaacccgatcccacctgtccacccttattactcctcaacacatatcaccattattcctcctgttgcagcgcacaacccgatcccacctgtccacccttatcactccttgttacggcgtacaacccgatcccaccagaccaTCATattttcacccttattcctcctgttgcagcgtgcaacccgatcccaatatatatatatatatatatatatatcaccacTAATCACAAATGAATAAAAATAAGTGTTTCACAAGTAAATTCAATTTTCCCAATGTACTTATATCGTAATCCACACAGTGGAATATTACTATAATTAAGAAACTTCACTGGCGTAAACTACTCAGCGAGACCAACCAAGATGTGCCATAAGGCACCAACAAGCCAATATAAGCCAACGatgtaataaaataaaactatGAAACAATTAAATACTTCAATAAAGAGAACAATAGTTAATATGAAGCGATTAGACATGGAACATAtatgagcaagtagcaattaaggcaTGAAAGCAATTTTGAGCAAATAGCAATAAGGCAAGAATAGTATAATAGGAAACGGGGAAGGGAACAAGCAAAAAATGGAAATtttggtggcgcataggtactcgtcaccacacataTACGCTACACACATGGAAATTTTACATAGCAAATAAATCGGGGATtcttattccctcaagtcaaagttagaccaagcacttacctcaagccaacgggtaATTCAACACTCAatcaccgctttacctctcgattccaccaccaattcactcgtatctagccataatcaatttaataacattaataaatgctaaacaacTCAACTTCAATGCATAACTATTGGTTTTctaacatttttcccaaaaagtcaaaacccgaccccgagcctgcttggtccaaactcgaaattcggaccaaaacccgattactcattcaccccgaGTCCGGATAtacaattagttttggaatccgacctcaatttgaggtctaattccccaaaattcaaaaatcctaatttttacccaagaacacccaatttcccatgaaaaatcctagattttgaagtaaaatcatgtaaaaagatgaaatagattgaagaaaaagagttaagatttatttacctatgatttggggaagaacttgctctAGAAAAATCGCCCTTaggagtttaggttttgaaatttgaagaatgaagtgAAAATCCCATCTAAAATCTCATTTAACAGGCTGCAGATATCACAATTGCGATCAGGGGTTCGGAATTTTCAAACCCTTGAATTTACtgctgccttcgcatttgcgatacatatgttgcatttgcgacctctGAGGCCCTCGCAATCCCGGCTaaagtttcgcatttgcgaggttggCCTTTCCTggccttcttcgcatttgcgacaatatTGCCGCATTTCCCAAGCCAACAGACTTCACATTtgtgaagcctgatctcgcatttgcgagattagAGGCCTGTGCAAAACACCAGATGCATCAGCTGAGTTTTCTTAAGTTCTAATCAcaccgtggcctatccaaaactcacccgagtcctcggggctctaaaccaaacatgcacacaagtctaaaaacatcatacggacttgctcgtgcgatcaaatcatcaaaataatatcaacaactacgaattaaacctcaaactcatgatttttctcaagaacacttcaaatttactattttcacaaccggacgttcgaatcacgtcaaatccaCTCTGATtcctaccaaatttcacagatagagTCTAAATACCATAAcggacttgtaccgggctccgaaaccaagatacgggcccgataccaacaagatcaaatctcTTTAGATTTCCAAAAACCATTacattttcagttaaacaattttctttaaaaattcttttctcgggttagggacctcgaaattcgattccgggcatatacccaagccccatattttactacagacctTTCGGGACCGTTGGAATACGGGTccgagtccgggtccgtttacccaaaatgttgaccgaagtcaactaaaatcatctTTTTAAGCCAAAATATCATTATTTCTCAATTTTTTCATACAAAAGCTTTCCGGTaccgcgcccggactgcgcacacaaattgaggagagataaaaggaggtttttaaggcctcagaacacaaatttgacttctaaaacaagagatgcaAAGACATGCAATTTCTGAATTACATGGATAATGAAAAAAAAGTTTAACCTTCAATTTATACAagttaaattcattttaaaaatgattaacttatatatatatataaaacactTGATAGTACATAAGCAAGAATTTTTATATtatctgtatatgtattttaaaaTATTGTATCGTTTAACGTGTCCTATTTCAGGTTACTAATTATGCTTTTACAAATAATTGTAGTAAAATTATAGTAAATAATAGGAGGGTTGATAACATTTGGATCCATAACATTTGTATCCAAAACAAACATACTACTAAGTACTGGAGTACTTATTAAGCTGCGCTGCATCCCTTCAATTGTTTTACAATATAATTATAAAGAATTCCTATCTTGTTTTCTAAATGGTTTTCCTTCATTGACATATACAAATTTTTTGTTCATTTCGTCGTTTTGATCTCATTATAGCATAAAAATTCTTTTATATGATCATATATAGAAATTAAATTCTTTAACAGTTAACATCATATGACATATATTTCTTATCAAACTACTAAAAAAATTAAGGGGGTATTCTACCTTTAATTATACATACTCACTCTTTTATCATCTCTTTCTTATGTAATTTACACTGAAAGTGTCAAATATCTTATACTTGCGGAATTTCAATTTTCAATCAAACATTACGAATAGCCAAAACAAATAATCAACTGTTCTTGTTCTGTATTTACTCTTATTTTTAGCTCTTTTTGCTTATCATCATTTATTACTAATATAGAAATTTTCACTTTGAAGCATGAACCATATTGTTGGTGAATGTGTTGATGTGTCAAATTTATTTCTTCTATCTCGCTATATAGATGTAGTAGTTTTACTTTTTTTCCCATATCATTATCAAATAGATTTCACatatttcatattattatattatcttggcaAAATGGTCTCCTGGTCACTTAAACTTGCAACCAATTGTCAATCCAGTAAACAAACTTacaattttttttcctttaaacACCTTAACTTGAAGGAATGAATACTAATAAATACATCCAACCGAGCGTGTATATCAATTACGCTGATATGTCAAACACGTCATATGCTAGACTATTTATTGCTTGACATGTATTATTTATGTGTCCcacttttaaaattaatttattactTGACATGTGTTATTTGTGGGTcccatttttaaaattaatttattaaaattggccttcATTATATCTTTTACTTTCTTCTCCATTCAAACACCTCCTCCTCCCTCCTCCCTCCTCCCCCAAACCCCAGTAAAAGAAGATACTACCGGAAAAGCCTCTGACGAAACCCTAAATCCAAGAAATTAGCCAGCTTCCTTCATCCATATTCTACTTCTCTTCTTATTTCTGTTAAATTCAATTAGGAATAGAATTTTTGACAACCAAAAAACCTCAATGGCTGCCATCTCGTGTTCGCCGACTACCAACCACAACCACATCTCTTTAAGTCCCAAATTATAAGAGATAAGTAAAACCACACACCTTCAGATCGAATCTGGCTGGAAAACTTCCAATTGCTTTCTGTCCTCGCTTAAGTTCAAAAGTCATAGCATTTCTTTACTCAAACTAGTCACTATAtttgaaaaagaatgaaaaaacgagatgagaaatatttgaaagataataaaaagaaacTGGATAAAAAATAGACTGGACTGATGGGAGATAACTGGGGAGGGGTTACCGGTGAAAAGAAGAAAAGACGAGAGGCGAGCAGTGATGGGCGGCCTTGGGGGtgctctttcccttttctttttcattttttaattttccTTTTGATTTTAGTATTTTTCTTAAATCAAATATTGTACTCACGCGCCTTTTTTGTATAATTGGTATACATTTTGTCCACGTTACCTATGTCACTACCACATAAGCATAGTCAATGATTAAAGTGATTTATTAATATTTATTCCGTCAAGTTAAGGTGCTCAAATGAAAAAATTATAAGTTTATTTATTGAGTTGGAAATTGGGTGCAAGTTTAAGTGAGCGGGAGGCAATTTTGCCTATTATCTTTTCTGTTTCAAAAGGTGAGACctgttcaattttttttttttcacttcgGCTTTCCTAGTTCCTTCAAAACTACTCGGACTAATTGTGAGGAATATTACCTGCCTATATATCAACAATATATAAATTCAGAAATTTCAGGTCTCTCCTCCTCGATCCCTgcccaaaaatgaaagaaaaactaaaatgttagaaaagaaatgaaatgaaccTTTTTTAAGAAATTCTTTTCTGGCGTATAAATTGTACCAAACTTAAAAGTTTTACATTAGAAGTCATAAAATAAAGTGGGGTAACAAATTCccttaattaagtaatttgtacAATGTAAGATACATATATTGTTTTCTTTGCTTGATGTAAGCAGAAAAGATCACAAACATGATCCCTTATGTATGAGGCTACTTTTAAATTGCCCCTTAAatatattttaagtaattttggtaCTTTAAATTGTCAAAAGTAAACATATTTAACTCTAACTATTAGATTTAACAAAAAATGTGAGAAAAAAGATTTAACtaggaacaacaaataaatctcgccaaattttaaaaaatggtaACCCTAAAAATAGCATTAAATACCATAACTAGACTAAAATAGTAAAAATTATATGTCAAAAAGTTGCACGAGACACTAAAAATACACCAAATAGTAAAAACTACAAATGTTACACCTCTAAATATGAGTTGCCATTAATTTTCTTTTGCAGTTCTCGCATAAATATAATAATTATAGTTTGTTAAATATTTTACAAGTAAAAGTGTTCACTTCTAGCAAATTTAATGGACTAAAACTGTTCAAAAATATATTTAAGGACTATTTTAAATGTACCCGTATGATTGAGGGACCATTTTTATGAAAAATCAATAGTCGCTTCCTTCTTCGTAACTCTTTAATAAAAGTCCTCATTTGtttcttcctcttctttgtcGTCTTTAAATCTCAGTTCTCCCCTATTCCGAATCCCGAAACTCAAAATTTGCAGCATCTCCATTACACTTCTCCAATCCGTTACTTTGATTAGCTTCTGTTCTCTTGCAAATCCAAAAACGCTCATGGATTTCTGGCAAAAGGCTCGAAGTTTCGCTGAAGAAGCAGCAAAGCGAACCACAGAATTCACAAAAGAAGCCGCTAATCGTTCTCAGGAGCTTACCATTGGTTCCTCCAAGCTCTCCGACGTCGTTCTAGAAGCTTCCAAACGATCTAAGGAATTTGCTGTCGAGGCATCTAAGCGATCCAAAGAAATCGCCGTCGAGGCTTCTAAACGATCCAAGGAAATAGCCGTCGAAGCTACCAAACGCGCTGATGTAATCGTTACCGAAGCTTCTAAACGCGCCGATCAGATCAAAGTTGACGCTCTCAAACGCGCTGAACAGATCAAGTTTCAAATCCCTTCCGCTGCGCTTTCTCACATTGTTGACTCGTCGTCGGCTGCTCCTCAAACGGCGTCGTCTGCCCCTACGCTTGCCGATCTCGAGAAATTTGGTGTTACCGATGATTTGAGAGAGTTCGTTAAGGGGATTACCATTAATACCTTTCAGGATTTCCCACTTGAAGGTAATTTGTTGTACATTTCTGAATTAGAGGTGAAAATGTAGTACTTCTTGTACTGGAAAAACTATATTATTTCAATTTCGGAGTTCAATTAGATTGCTGAAAGAAGGAAAATTGACAGAAAATTGGATCACTGAGTTCTCTGTGCTAAATGTAAAAGAGAAATTCGCAGTATTGAAGAATTACATTTAGCTATGTCACAATTTCAATCTAATAATGCTGACAGGAGGGAATGCAAAGAAGATTCGCTATCTGTGACTCTAGATATATAAAATGTTTTATGTCAGAAGAAGTAAATAGAAGGAATTAGAAGCTTTTGAGATAGAATTCTAGAGAAACTAGGTGTTGTTTAGTTTTTCAGGGTTTTAAAGTGGCAAGAACTAGgtgttgttttgtttttgaacCTCTACGTTCATTGTCGTCAGTCATCTCTTCATGCTATATATTTGTGATTACTGCATTTATAATTCTTACATGCAATGATGACAGGGTGTATAGAGCCAAACCAAGTATGTTCAGGGAATGATTTTGTTAATATTGCCCTCCTAGGTTAAGGACAAACATATAATCAGATCGTTGGGTCAACATTTGAAGAATGCTGAGAGTGATGGtacattttgtttgaattttaaaAGTGGTATTATTACATTTTAGCATTCACCTTGAAATCCATTAGATTGGTTCATCTATAACCTAACCGTGCAAATTAGATCTACAATAGATGAACGACTGAGGTTCAGTTCACCAGGTCCAACTATTAGTCTTGTCAACGAATTGCATGCCATTCTTACATTTTCTTAACATTCAAATGGTTCCATCAAGCAAAGCAGTGCACTTAATCAAATTCATCCTTCTCGGTGATGTGATATATAGATGTCATTGTGTTTGTTTCCGGATAAAGCACCCTGCgaaacttgcaaatggaacatGTCAAGTCCACGGAGAAGTATTCCCTGCTTTATCTCTAGCCCAGAGTCCTTGAAGAGGATAACTGTTGTCTCAGATGACATGACATGATGATTTTTGTTCTGCAAGAGTCTAATTCTATTAGCAGTATGCATCAGGTAGGACCTTGTCCACCACCTTACAAGGATATATGCCTGAAAAGTGTAAACATTTCAAGGCATGGGCAATTGGACACTGTTGGTTGCACCTCTTATATGAGCTTCAAGGTTAGAATGGTATAGGGAGGATTTAGATAAAATCATGAAGCGTTAGTTAAAGAAAAAGTGTATTAGAAGCAACTATTTCCTAGTCTCATTTCTGGAATTCTAACAGCAAACACCAATATctgtgcaaaaaaaaaaaaaaaaacagaacccATATCTTTTTGAGATCCCCATCTCTTGCAATAATTTCTAGAGCACGTCATTTTTAGTTTTTGGCAGCATACGTGTTAAAGATTGTGATTTCCCATTATCATCCTCAATGTCCATTTCACTCCATTTGGACCGTTTAATTCCCATTCAGTAAGCTATCAAGAGGACTTTATCATAAATAGACTTGTTTTATGCAACCGTCAACCTACCGCAATCCTCCTCCTTTATCTAGCAAACTCTCACATGCAGTGTTATTTCCATTATTTATC
Coding sequences within:
- the LOC104229565 gene encoding uncharacterized protein is translated as MDFWQKARSFAEEAAKRTTEFTKEAANRSQELTIGSSKLSDVVLEASKRSKEFAVEASKRSKEIAVEASKRSKEIAVEATKRADVIVTEASKRADQIKVDALKRAEQIKFQIPSAALSHIVDSSSAAPQTASSAPTLADLEKFGVTDDLREFVKGITINTFQDFPLEDDSVISDIPTVSNVRQDLTEFQEKHAKLVLQSVKEISKLRYELCPRIMRERKFWRIYFILVNSHVAPYEKKYMEDAEIKSVEKAQVKSEKEVSSAGTTSKPVVEATPQTNKKAASATSDQDLDVFLLGEDSDDGPDDGDDAFDDDFDKL